The genomic window CTGGCCGTGGGCGACACGAGGGACCACAGGAGGATGCACAAGGACCCGGCGCTGTCGCAGGTGTCGGTGGACTTCGCGATTAACCTGGTggagaacctcgcggcgctgggtcTGCGCAACTACCTCATGCTGACCTCATCCGCGCAGCTGTGCGACGAGCTcagacgcgacgccgacgtcgacggttGCGCGCACAGCTCGCACCTGACGGATCGCGAAAAAGAGCTGCAGCGGTGGGGGTTGAAACCGGGCGACATGTTCCTCCTGTGGGCGCAGCAGTGGAGGGTGGTgcagcgcgcgctggaggcgggGTACTCGGTCATGCGCGTCGACTCCGACGTCGTGTTCCTGGAGGACCCGTACTTGGCGCTGCGCGGCCCGCTGCTGTCGCCCTTCGCGATGGTTTCGCAAACCGACGTCTTCGACCTCgggacgcgaccgcgatgCGACGCCGACACGGGCGTCACGAACGAACCCGGCCACCCCGATGTGAAGCGGTGCGATTCATCCTCGCTCAAGTCGCAGCCGCAGCTCAACATCGGCCTCGTGTACTTTCGGAGAAGTGCGATGGCGGACGACGGACCTACGCTCGGCGTGATTAAAGACATGTTGAAAGCGTTCACCGCCAaactcctcggcgacgtccaggtgaacgacgacgggaaccccatcgcggaggcgctcttAGATCAGCCCCTGTTCCGGGAGGCGGTGAGTCAACGGGTGAGGCGTGGGAGCGGGTGGAAGGTGGCGAGCGGTTCGAGCGGGGAGGTGTACGCGAGTATTGGGAGCGACGGGGATGCAAGCGACGGGGCCGCGGTTGGCGACGAGTGTCCgcacgcgcggacgacgtgcgacgcgatcgcggcggagcggcgaaggacggacatcgcgttcgcctcgctgggcgagggagaagggagcgagctggcggcgggggcgccggacTGGCTCTTCGGACGGGGCTGCGTCAAGACCGTggccgacgccccgcgcgcgctcgcgcatctTCGATCGATTCGatcgacgaacgcgccggctTCAATCGACGGGAGCAGCGAGAACGGGACGTGCGAGACGAgagccggcgtcgtcaaccgcgcgcccggcgtcggcggcgtcggcggcggcgtcgtcgccgtgcacaTGGTGTACAGCAAGGCTCGcaagcgcgcggacgcgatggaggcgatgggttggtggcgcgcgagcgtccgtcgtccgggaggaggacgcgggggcggcgaagtaggaggcgcggaggaggaggcggggaTGGCGAAGAAGGATGGCGAAGCAGGAGAGCAGTCTCCGTCGGgggtggcgtccgcctcggcgggggGGTCCTCTTCCCCGGGTGACGGTTCGGTGGACGGCTGCGTCGGCCGCGATGGGGCTGGCGTGCTCTTCTCGCACACGTACTTTCGGCAGAACCCGCCGGGCGCTCGGGCGTTTGTGTGCGCGGGGGGCACCCCCACCGGCACGTGCCCGTGCTGCGAGCCCGTTCccgacgaggatggcgaggatCGGTCGTGGGTGCGGAACGTGGCGAAAGGggtcgggctcgtcgcgctgtcGCCGGAGGACCGCGAGGATGCGTTGACGGGGCAGAGGCTGGAGGACCacatcgcgaccgcgccgggttGCGGGATGCACCAGAACGGCGGGTGGAACGAGTTCTGGGACAGGTGAAGGGACGAGACGCGGTGGCATCGATCGGTTCGTCGTGtcgtggcggcgatgcgtGCGTTTGTATTGGGACCTACGGTAGCTAAGCGGCGGTAAACAGTCATTCGATCGAACGATCAGTACCCGTCGAGCTCATCCTGAAGTTCggccgcctcgttcgcgccggcgat from Micromonas commoda chromosome 11, complete sequence includes these protein-coding regions:
- a CDS encoding predicted protein translates to MRRPGARGWASVLLLALVWSSACVGADARDPWYRRGRRERPGIPLWKPPGSADVEPIVVEVTESAPEDAAPAPRIDTIEAIENVDLEAPGALEKALAARARASDKELMVLAVGDTRDHRRMHKDPALSQVSVDFAINLVENLAALGLRNYLMLTSSAQLCDELRRDADVDGCAHSSHLTDREKELQRWGLKPGDMFLLWAQQWRVVQRALEAGYSVMRVDSDVVFLEDPYLALRGPLLSPFAMVSQTDVFDLGTRPRCDADTGVTNEPGHPDVKRCDSSSLKSQPQLNIGLVYFRRSAMADDGPTLGVIKDMLKAFTAKLLGDVQVNDDGNPIAEALLDQPLFREAVSQRVRRGSGWKVASGSSGEVYASIGSDGDASDGAAVGDECPHARTTCDAIAAERRRTDIAFASLGEGEGSELAAGAPDWLFGRGCVKTVADAPRALAHLRSIRSTNAPASIDGSSENGTCETRAGVVNRAPGVGGVGGGVVAVHMVYSKARKRADAMEAMGWWRASVRRPGGGRGGGEVGGAEEEAGMAKKDGEAGEQSPSGVASASAGGSSSPGDGSVDGCVGRDGAGVLFSHTYFRQNPPGARAFVCAGGTPTGTCPCCEPVPDEDGEDRSWVRNVAKGVGLVALSPEDREDALTGQRLEDHIATAPGCGMHQNGGWNEFWDR